The segment TCAACCGTGCTGTTGTCGAGGTCGTAAATCAGAGTAATGTAGTTCTGCCCTTTCTTGAAAGACTTCTCGTCGATGCCAATGTGAGGCAGTGGACTGGATTGCTTTCGAGCTTGCCCACGCTCGACGGCTCGCTCAAGAATCGTCCAGGTCGCTTCCCAGCCAGTTCGCAGAATCGTGCGAGCGCCTTCGATCGTTTGTGTTGCCTTGAGCAAGCGGATCGCAAAGGCCTCGAACATCAACGTGAAGCGACTGTTGGGACTGGACCAGGGAACTTGAACCTGTTTCACGCCGTGTTCGGGACAATCCACTCGGGGGATCGAAGCCTCCAGCATCGTCTTGAATTGACAGCTGTCCAAGTGACGCCAGCGACGCGATGGAGAATGGTCATAGCAACTCAATTTCCGATCGCACTGAGGGCAGCAGAACTTCGTGCATCGTGCGTGACGCACACTAACGACGATCTCACCAAGTTCCATGTTCAGATCAACGTTCGATACTTCCCAAGGCGTCTCAATGCCAAGGATCTGTTGATAAAGTTCCGTGTCTTGCATTTGCGTTCTCCTTCTCGGAGAATTTTACAGGACCCACAAAATTCCGCGATGGACCAATTTTTGGCGCTAGTTGTTTGGTGTTGTCATACCTGAAACTACTATTTGTGATGATAGCTTGTGGAATGCTGAACTGTCAATTATCGACCAGTCGAGAACGTTAGGCAACTCGTCGTCGATTTGTTCGGGGCGAATCGAGATCTTAACTCGAAAAATTCGACTGTCTGTTCCCAGTTCTCTGGCTTCGACTTTGACTGGTTTGTCTCCGATCATTGCTGTGAAAATAATGGTTGAAGTCGCTTTCGATTCCAGTACCGATTTGTATGGACTGTTCACATTTTCTTTGTCGTTGACGTTCACAGCTTGATCCGGTTTTTCCTTTGGTAGTCGTATAACTGCCGTTGCCGTGAAATTTTTGTTTTTTACTTCCGTTGCGTTAGGTTTAAAGACTATTTTTCGCGGACTCAGTTTAAGAGAGTTCGCAACTCTTGCAGTCAAAACGAAACCTGTTACTCGGCCCGAAACCCGATCGTGCAGAACTACTTCACCGCTGATAGATCCTTTTTCGACCGCTTTTCGATCGCCAGTCGCTACAACGTAGTGCTTTTCGTCTTTTGAATCAAATTGGAAGACCAAATCTCTAAGAAGGTGTTTTGAAATTGCTCTGAGTTGAAAAAATCGCTACAGCCCCGTTTGCATTTAAACCGTAAACGGAAGGAGCCGTAGCGATGAGTATTGAGTATCCCAGCAGTCTCAGTGATGATCAATGGCGATTGCTTCGTCGTCTGATTCCGCCAGCAAAACTTCGCGGCCGCAAACGAATCGATCGGCGTCAAATTGTCGATGCGATATTGTATTGGTGTCGAACGGGCTGCCAGTGGCGGTTGCTTCCGGACTGCTTTCCGAATTGGAACACGGTTTATGGAGTTTATCGAGCTTGGCGTATTGATGGGACATGGCAACGCATTCACGATCGTCTTCGCGAAAAGGTACGCCGCAAAGAAGGCAGGAAGCCAACGCCAACAGCAGCCATCATTGATTCGCAAAGCATTCGCAGTGCTGAAGGAGGAGAATTACGCGGGTATGACGCGGCGAAACGAATTACCGGACGAAAGCGTCACATCCTGGTGGATACGTTGGGGCTTGTGATGGTCGTTGTTGTCCACTCGGCCGATCTACAAGACTACGAAGGTGCACATCTTGTTCTTGAAAACATCAGACAGAAGTTTCGTCGGCTTCGAGTCATCTTCGCGGACTCGATTTACGGGCGGGCTGATTTGCCGGAGTTCCTGAAGCAATGGTATCGTGTCATCTTGCAAACCGTTAAGCGTCCGGTCGAAGCCGAAGGGTTCGTTGTCTTACCCAAGCGATGGATCGTTGAACGGACTTTCGCATGGCTTGGAAAATTCAGAAGGCTCTCAAAGGACTATGAAAGACTGACTCAAAACAGCGAAACTGTCATACGAATCGCAATGATTCAATTCATGCTAAACAGGCTGGAAAAATAATTTTAAAACACCCTCTAAGCGAAGAAGGAGGTTGGATTTCGAGGTGCTTCAATTGAATGGGGTTGGAAAAAATCAACGGTATCGCGATCGAATTTAGGCCTTTGTCGATTTCGAGTAGTTGGTAATCATCTGGAACTGCAAGCAAGCCAGCCACATCATAATTTACATCCAGTTCGATGGAATTTCCAAGTCCGTTAGCAGTCCTAATTATGACCGGAAGGTTAACGCGAGGAGTACGACATGCGTTGGGTACCTTTAAGTGCAGTAAGAGCTGTTCCTTTGAATTCGCGGCAACGCTGGTGGCTGTTGTTACTAGTTCAATGCAGTCGCAATGAGATGAATTTTTGCCCAATTCTACTGGCTTGTTCGAATTGTTGATTAATGTAATCCGTGCCAGTACGTTGTTTCCCTGCTGCAACTGACCCAACTCGATTCGGCAAGTTCGTGTGTTTGACGTGTCGGAAAACTTCAATTCAGCTTCAACAGATACAATTTCTGGTTGTTGAGCCTTAATTTCACCTGTCGCTACTCCCGCTGGTTTTTGAGCAATTGCCAAACGTGAATGAACACATGTAAGGCAGACGGTAAGAATGAACAAGCAAATGTTTCGCCACACAGCAACCTCTAATTGTTAGCTTGAATTTCTTGAGTAAGACGATTCAGAATTGCGGTCTGATGTCAATTCTATCACAATGACATATGCAGAAAACGGTCCATCGCGGAATTTTGTGGGTCCTGTAAAATTCTCCGAGAAGGAGAACCACGATGCAAGACACCGAACTTTATCAACAGATCCTTGGCATTGGGACGCCTTGGGAAGTATCGAACGTTGATCTGAACATGGAACTTGGGGAGATCGTCGTTAGTGTGCGTCACGCACAAGGCACGAAGTTCTGCTGCCCTCAGTGCGATCAGAAATTGAGCTGCTATGACCATTCTCCATCGCGTCGCTGGCGTCACTTGGACAGCTGCCAATTCAAGACGATGCTGGAAGCTTCGATCCCCCGAGTGGATTGTCCCGAACACGGCGTGAAACTGGTTCAAGTTCCCTGGTCCAGTCCCAACAGTCGCTTCACGTTGATGTTCGAGGCCTTTGCGATCCGCTTGCTCAAGGCAACACAAACGATCGAAGGCGCTCGCACGATTCTGCGAACTGGCTGGGAAGCGACCTGGACGATTCTTGAGCGAGCCGTCGAGCGTGGGCAAGCTCGAAAGCAATCCAGTCCACTGCCTCACATTGGCATCGACGAGAAGTCTTTCAAGAAAGGGCAGAACTACATTACTCTGATTTACGACCTCGACAACAGCACGGTTGAAGCGATCTCCGAAGGCCACAACAAAGAGGCCGCCAACGAATGCTTTTCTCAACTTTTACCGGGTCAAATCGAAACCGTCGAAGCCATCGCGATGGACATGAGCTCTGCTTTTGTGAACGCTGCAAAGTCCAACATTCCCCTGGCAGAAACAAAGATTGTGCACGACCGTTTTTATGTGATGAAGCTGGTCAACGAAGCGGTAGACAAGGTTCGCAAGCAAGAGAACAAGCGTCTCCGCAGCGAAGGTGACGACACGCTAACAGGGACTCGTTACCTGTTTCTGAAGAACTATGACAACCTCAAGGAATCAAGCCAGCAGCGTCTTGATGCGTTGTTTTCTTTCAAACTCGAAACTGGCAAGGCATGGACTTACAAAGAGATGCTTCGCGATCTTTGGCATCACGACACCGCCAAGGAGGCGAAAGAGTTTTTCAGGTGGTGGTACCGCAAGGTGATTCACACTCGGCTGGAGCCAATGAAGAAGGTCGCACGCACGATCAAAACTCGCATCGACAACGTCGTCAGCTACTGCACCTTCAGTGGAATATCAAACGGAGTTGCCGAAGGAATCAACAGCAAGATTCAATCGATCAAGCGACGAGTTGGCGGCTACAGAAACAGGCAAAACTACAAAACAGCGATCTTCTTTTACTGCGGTGGACTCGACCTCGACCCATAGAGATCCGCGATGGACCTTTTTATACAACCGCTTGGCCTATCTTCGACGCGGCGCCTAGTCGACTTTCGGCTCAAACAAAGGGGATGTCCGGGAATCAGCACCGACTGCTGAACCGGGTTTTCTCCAGACGCCTGATTCGATCGTTTGGCATGTCCAACGATCGTCTTTCTTTGCAAGTGTCCGGAACGCGCACAATTGATCACAGTTTCGACCGCTTGATTGTAATCAATGCGCACGCCGGGGTTCGTGCCAAGACCTCCAAGCGAACCCCTGAACCAATTTCCTCCCTACCCTGGACCACCGTTGAGACCTAAACTGACTCCGCTGGTCAGGTGATCGCTGGCGAATTTTTTTCGCGAGAGGAAAGTCCGGGCTTCGCAGGGCAGGGTGGTCGGTAACGCCGACCGGTCGAGAGATCAGGGACAGTGCCACAGAAAGCAAACCGCCGAACGGAGCGATACGTCGCTTGCGTGGCAAGGGTGAAACGGTG is part of the Mariniblastus fucicola genome and harbors:
- a CDS encoding IS5 family transposase; this translates as MSIEYPSSLSDDQWRLLRRLIPPAKLRGRKRIDRRQIVDAILYWCRTGCQWRLLPDCFPNWNTVYGVYRAWRIDGTWQRIHDRLREKVRRKEGRKPTPTAAIIDSQSIRSAEGGELRGYDAAKRITGRKRHILVDTLGLVMVVVVHSADLQDYEGAHLVLENIRQKFRRLRVIFADSIYGRADLPEFLKQWYRVILQTVKRPVEAEGFVVLPKRWIVERTFAWLGKFRRLSKDYERLTQNSETVIRIAMIQFMLNRLEK
- a CDS encoding DUF1573 domain-containing protein; translation: MFILTVCLTCVHSRLAIAQKPAGVATGEIKAQQPEIVSVEAELKFSDTSNTRTCRIELGQLQQGNNVLARITLINNSNKPVELGKNSSHCDCIELVTTATSVAANSKEQLLLHLKVPNACRTPRVNLPVIIRTANGLGNSIELDVNYDVAGLLAVPDDYQLLEIDKGLNSIAIPLIFSNPIQLKHLEIQPPSSLRGCFKIIFPACLA
- a CDS encoding ISL3 family transposase, producing MQDTELYQQILGIGTPWEVSNVDLNMELGEIVVSVRHAQGTKFCCPQCDQKLSCYDHSPSRRWRHLDSCQFKTMLEASIPRVDCPEHGVKLVQVPWSSPNSRFTLMFEAFAIRLLKATQTIEGARTILRTGWEATWTILERAVERGQARKQSSPLPHIGIDEKSFKKGQNYITLIYDLDNSTVEAISEGHNKEAANECFSQLLPGQIETVEAIAMDMSSAFVNAAKSNIPLAETKIVHDRFYVMKLVNEAVDKVRKQENKRLRSEGDDTLTGTRYLFLKNYDNLKESSQQRLDALFSFKLETGKAWTYKEMLRDLWHHDTAKEAKEFFRWWYRKVIHTRLEPMKKVARTIKTRIDNVVSYCTFSGISNGVAEGINSKIQSIKRRVGGYRNRQNYKTAIFFYCGGLDLDP